Proteins encoded within one genomic window of Chthonomonas sp.:
- the topA gene encoding type I DNA topoisomerase, which yields MSKLVIVESPAKARTISQFLGKEYEVLASFGHVRDLPNSADDIPAEYKKQKWAKLGVNVENDFEPLYIVPDDKRRHVDSLKKASKGATELLLATDEDREGESISWHILQLLKPKKGIPVRRIVFHEITPEAIREALRSPRSVDENLVRAQETRRILDRLYGYSLSPLLWKKVAPKLSAGRVQSVAVRLTVERERERMRFMAATYWDLEATLGATDGQFDARLTHLDGKRVASGRNFDPESGKLVDNVMLVSEELAGKLADQAKASKEWVVTAVETTPGQEKPPMPFMTSTLQQEGNRKLRFPSKRTMQIAQQLYEGIAVGGQTVGLITYMRTDSLNLADRALTEAREVIKNLYGDEYLPAKPVKYKTKSKGAQEAHEAIRPTDLSRRPQDIKKYLNSEQFALYELIWKRTIACQMQPAKVNRTSVTVRTEVPSGALDFAASGKTIVFPGFLRAYVEGTDDPEAEIEGQERTLPAVKQGQHVNLIELDTQSHTTRPPARYTEASLVKKLEEEGVGRPSTYASIISTVQDRGYVVKKGNELIPTFTAFAVTTLLEDHFDELVDTRFTATMEENLDEIADGKRSWVAELKEFYLGTPEHPGLDAQITAKQADIPFPNVELGTDPSGQPVVVRVGRYGTFVQRGEGGAGNTANVPLDIAPADLSLEQALAMIDNKAAGPAPIGTDPESGQSVYKRSGRFGDYLEVALTEEEEKAGVKPRRVTLPKELVSAELDNEELTLLLRFPRVVGRDPDTGSEVTALIGQYGPYVKSGTESRNIPDWREAAEIDLETALQLLAAPKITRGGKTMAAPRAALKEFSSVDGYATPIRVMEGRYGPYVTDGTVNATLPRGTSPETLTPEMAAELLKAKAAAGPAKKKSFARRGTTKTKRKA from the coding sequence ATGTCCAAACTTGTCATCGTCGAATCCCCTGCAAAAGCACGCACCATCAGCCAGTTCCTCGGCAAGGAGTACGAGGTCTTGGCAAGCTTCGGACACGTGCGCGATCTTCCCAATAGCGCAGACGACATCCCTGCCGAATACAAAAAGCAGAAGTGGGCCAAGCTAGGGGTGAATGTCGAGAACGATTTCGAGCCCCTCTATATTGTCCCGGACGACAAACGCCGCCACGTCGATTCGCTCAAGAAAGCCAGCAAGGGTGCAACCGAACTCCTACTCGCGACGGATGAAGACCGCGAGGGCGAAAGCATTTCTTGGCACATCCTGCAGCTACTGAAGCCCAAGAAGGGGATCCCCGTCCGCCGCATTGTTTTTCACGAGATCACCCCGGAGGCAATCCGCGAAGCGCTTCGATCCCCGCGTTCCGTCGATGAGAATCTAGTTCGCGCTCAGGAAACTCGCCGCATTCTGGACCGACTGTATGGCTATTCCCTCTCTCCGCTGCTTTGGAAGAAAGTTGCACCGAAACTCAGTGCCGGTCGAGTTCAAAGCGTCGCAGTCCGTCTCACCGTCGAGCGTGAACGAGAGCGAATGCGGTTTATGGCAGCCACGTATTGGGACTTGGAGGCGACGCTCGGTGCAACCGACGGCCAGTTCGATGCCCGCCTCACCCACCTCGATGGTAAGCGCGTTGCTTCAGGTCGAAACTTTGATCCCGAGTCGGGCAAGCTGGTGGACAACGTCATGCTTGTCAGCGAAGAGCTTGCGGGCAAACTGGCGGATCAGGCCAAGGCGAGCAAGGAGTGGGTCGTCACCGCGGTCGAAACTACTCCGGGCCAAGAGAAGCCGCCGATGCCGTTCATGACCTCGACCTTGCAGCAAGAGGGGAACCGCAAACTACGCTTCCCGTCCAAGCGGACGATGCAGATTGCCCAGCAATTATACGAGGGCATCGCCGTTGGGGGCCAGACGGTCGGTCTGATCACCTACATGCGTACCGACAGTTTGAACCTTGCCGATCGCGCCCTCACGGAAGCGCGCGAGGTCATCAAGAATCTATATGGCGACGAGTATCTGCCCGCCAAGCCGGTGAAGTACAAGACTAAGTCGAAGGGCGCGCAAGAGGCCCACGAAGCGATCCGCCCTACCGACCTAAGCCGCCGCCCGCAGGACATTAAGAAGTATCTGAACAGCGAGCAATTCGCCCTGTACGAACTCATCTGGAAGCGAACGATCGCATGCCAGATGCAGCCGGCAAAGGTGAATCGCACCTCCGTGACCGTCCGCACCGAAGTCCCATCGGGAGCGCTCGACTTTGCCGCCAGCGGCAAGACCATCGTCTTCCCTGGCTTCCTCCGCGCCTATGTCGAAGGGACCGACGATCCGGAGGCGGAGATTGAGGGCCAAGAGCGGACGCTGCCCGCGGTCAAGCAGGGTCAGCATGTGAACCTCATCGAACTGGATACGCAAAGCCATACCACCCGGCCTCCGGCGCGCTACACCGAAGCGAGCCTCGTCAAGAAACTTGAGGAAGAAGGCGTTGGCCGCCCATCCACCTACGCCAGCATCATCTCGACCGTCCAAGATCGCGGTTACGTCGTGAAGAAGGGGAACGAGTTGATTCCAACGTTCACGGCTTTTGCAGTAACCACGTTGCTCGAAGACCACTTCGATGAGCTGGTTGACACTCGGTTCACCGCCACGATGGAAGAGAACTTGGACGAGATCGCTGACGGCAAGCGATCCTGGGTGGCCGAGCTCAAAGAGTTCTATCTCGGCACCCCAGAGCACCCTGGCCTCGATGCCCAGATCACAGCCAAGCAAGCCGATATCCCGTTTCCAAATGTCGAGCTGGGAACGGATCCGTCCGGTCAACCGGTGGTCGTGCGCGTGGGCCGGTACGGAACGTTCGTCCAACGTGGCGAAGGCGGCGCGGGCAACACCGCCAACGTGCCGCTCGACATCGCCCCCGCTGACCTTTCGCTGGAGCAAGCGCTTGCGATGATCGATAACAAGGCCGCGGGCCCAGCACCGATCGGTACCGATCCGGAGTCCGGGCAAAGCGTCTACAAGCGGTCCGGACGGTTCGGCGATTATCTAGAAGTTGCGCTCACCGAGGAAGAAGAAAAAGCGGGCGTGAAGCCTCGCCGAGTGACCCTTCCCAAAGAGCTCGTCAGTGCAGAGCTGGACAATGAAGAACTCACATTGCTGCTCCGCTTCCCACGCGTGGTTGGCCGCGATCCGGACACCGGCTCGGAAGTGACTGCGCTCATAGGACAGTACGGCCCGTACGTCAAGAGCGGCACCGAATCGCGCAATATCCCCGACTGGCGCGAGGCCGCGGAGATTGATCTCGAGACCGCGTTGCAGCTCTTGGCAGCCCCCAAGATTACGCGCGGGGGTAAGACGATGGCCGCGCCTCGGGCGGCGCTGAAGGAGTTCAGTTCGGTCGATGGATATGCCACTCCAATCCGGGTGATGGAAGGTCGATACGGCCCGTACGTCACTGACGGAACTGTGAACGCGACCCTGCCGCGCGGCACCAGCCCCGAAACGCTGACACCGGAAATGGCCGCTGAGCTTCTCAAAGCAAAAGCTGCTGCTGGGCCCGCCAAAAAGAAGTCCTTCGCCCGGCGCGGGACAACGAAAACCAAGCGCAAGGCGTAG
- a CDS encoding glutathione peroxidase, with amino-acid sequence MKDIEGKEVSLDKYKGKVLLVVNTASKCGLTPQYEALETLYKTRSKDGLVLLGFPANNFMGQEPGTDAEIREFCTTKYSVTFPMFSKISVKGDDIHELYKWLIAHSDRHDEIEWNFAKFLVGRDGKVIARFGPRVKPDAAEFTAAIDLALKSSS; translated from the coding sequence ATGAAAGACATCGAAGGCAAGGAGGTTTCGCTGGACAAGTACAAGGGCAAGGTCCTGCTGGTGGTGAACACAGCGAGCAAGTGCGGCCTGACCCCGCAGTACGAAGCGCTCGAGACTCTTTACAAGACGCGTAGCAAGGATGGCCTGGTGTTGCTCGGCTTCCCCGCGAACAACTTCATGGGCCAAGAGCCGGGGACGGACGCCGAGATCAGGGAGTTCTGCACTACGAAGTACTCGGTCACCTTCCCGATGTTCAGCAAGATCTCGGTCAAGGGCGACGACATTCACGAGCTTTATAAGTGGCTGATCGCTCACAGCGATCGGCACGATGAGATTGAGTGGAACTTTGCCAAGTTCCTTGTTGGACGCGATGGGAAGGTCATTGCCCGCTTCGGTCCGAGGGTCAAACCCGACGCCGCCGAATTCACGGCCGCGATCGATCTCGCCCTCAAGTCGAGTTCCTGA
- a CDS encoding redoxin domain-containing protein, with protein MALTVGTIAPDFTLRSLSTGELEDRTLSSHRGQSNVVLLFFPAAFTGVCTQEMCDVTNGLGAFGDADAVVYGISGDTAFAQAAWAEQNGIKVSLLSDYSKKTSQAYDVVLPDLAGHGPAAKRAAFVVDKQGVIRYAEETPTPVDLPNFDAVRAALAELG; from the coding sequence ATGGCACTCACAGTAGGAACTATCGCCCCGGATTTCACCCTTCGATCGCTCTCCACCGGAGAGCTTGAAGATCGGACCCTTTCGAGCCACCGTGGTCAATCGAACGTGGTGCTCCTGTTCTTTCCTGCCGCCTTCACCGGGGTGTGCACCCAAGAGATGTGCGACGTGACGAACGGGCTGGGCGCATTTGGTGACGCCGACGCGGTGGTGTACGGCATCAGTGGCGACACCGCCTTTGCACAGGCTGCTTGGGCGGAGCAGAACGGCATCAAAGTCTCGCTGCTGAGCGACTACTCCAAAAAGACTTCACAGGCGTACGACGTGGTGCTTCCGGATCTGGCCGGGCACGGCCCCGCGGCCAAACGCGCGGCGTTCGTGGTGGACAAACAAGGCGTCATCCGCTACGCCGAGGAGACCCCGACGCCTGTGGATTTGCCGAACTTCGATGCGGTTCGCGCGGCGCTGGCTGAACTGGGGTAG
- the raiA gene encoding ribosome-associated translation inhibitor RaiA produces the protein MEVLVRNAEGNLSDKDRQYAAEKLGRLDRFFNRASRVEIVHREMKNGHRVEVTVFADGFTVRGEEMDQNVCAAIDLVSEKLDQRLRRLKRRMSDSYHRRGHHLPPALSEPDAADHDHHAYDLVEHKQFTVKPMSIEEAALQLEMVDHPFFIFKNEDTNRVEVLYRRKDGKYGLLQPEH, from the coding sequence ATGGAAGTTCTAGTCCGAAATGCGGAAGGCAACCTCAGCGACAAGGATCGACAGTACGCGGCTGAGAAATTGGGACGTCTCGATCGTTTCTTTAATCGCGCGAGCAGGGTCGAGATAGTCCACCGCGAAATGAAGAACGGCCATCGTGTGGAGGTCACGGTCTTCGCGGACGGCTTTACCGTACGTGGGGAAGAGATGGACCAAAACGTTTGCGCGGCGATCGACTTGGTGAGTGAGAAACTGGACCAGCGATTGCGTCGGCTGAAGAGGCGAATGAGCGACAGCTACCATCGCCGAGGACACCATCTGCCACCGGCACTCAGTGAGCCGGATGCGGCTGATCACGACCACCACGCTTACGATCTGGTCGAACACAAGCAGTTCACCGTCAAACCGATGTCGATCGAAGAGGCAGCGCTGCAGCTTGAGATGGTGGACCACCCCTTCTTCATCTTCAAGAATGAGGATACAAATCGAGTGGAAGTGCTTTACCGCCGAAAGGACGGAAAATACGGTCTCCTCCAACCCGAACACTAG
- a CDS encoding 2-C-methyl-D-erythritol 2,4-cyclodiphosphate synthase produces the protein MTVTAIILAAGAGQRFGGNKMEVLLAGIPVWRRSFDAFLSHPLVDQVGLVVSADALERMRTDAPEASFVVAGGATRQESARAGVTAAAAGLVLVHDGARPFVSADVITRVIAAAKESGAAYPAIPVTDTIRRVDAEADTTLDRDGLYRVQTPQAADREDLLRAYAASSAGTTDDIGALMQIGIRADRVNGDRKNVKLTNADDLARIPMETRTGLGYDIHSFSADPDRKMMLGGVEFDDRPGLDGHSDADALIHAVVDALLGAVNLGDIGLHYPNTDPRWKDQPSVTFLKETAVRLKELGWEIVNIDSTVVAERPKVLPKRDEVCRTMAAAAGISPERVSLKATTNERLGAIGRSEGIAAFAVATVKRHDT, from the coding sequence ATGACCGTTACGGCGATCATTCTAGCGGCAGGTGCGGGCCAGCGATTCGGCGGAAACAAGATGGAGGTGCTGCTGGCCGGGATTCCGGTTTGGCGTCGCTCGTTCGATGCCTTTCTCTCTCATCCGCTGGTGGACCAGGTTGGGCTTGTGGTGTCGGCGGATGCGCTGGAGCGTATGCGAACCGACGCTCCGGAAGCAAGTTTTGTGGTCGCCGGGGGCGCGACTCGCCAAGAGAGCGCGCGCGCAGGAGTCACTGCCGCTGCGGCTGGACTTGTACTGGTCCACGATGGCGCACGCCCCTTTGTGAGCGCAGACGTGATCACCCGCGTCATTGCGGCTGCAAAGGAGTCCGGGGCTGCGTATCCGGCAATACCGGTGACCGACACAATTCGCCGAGTCGATGCCGAGGCGGATACGACGCTCGACCGAGACGGCCTGTACAGAGTGCAGACACCGCAGGCGGCGGACCGGGAGGATCTTCTGCGTGCGTATGCCGCGTCGTCGGCCGGGACGACGGACGACATCGGTGCCCTGATGCAGATCGGAATTCGCGCCGATCGAGTAAATGGAGACCGGAAAAACGTCAAACTAACGAACGCAGACGACCTCGCACGCATCCCTATGGAAACTCGCACGGGACTTGGTTACGATATCCACAGCTTCAGCGCTGACCCGGACCGCAAGATGATGCTGGGAGGAGTGGAGTTCGACGATCGACCTGGGCTTGATGGGCACTCCGACGCGGATGCATTGATTCACGCCGTTGTCGATGCTCTGCTCGGGGCGGTGAACCTGGGCGATATCGGGCTGCATTATCCGAACACGGACCCACGGTGGAAAGACCAACCTTCAGTGACGTTTCTGAAAGAAACCGCAGTAAGGCTGAAGGAATTGGGGTGGGAAATAGTGAATATTGATAGTACAGTGGTGGCCGAAAGACCGAAGGTACTCCCCAAACGCGACGAAGTCTGTCGCACCATGGCCGCTGCAGCCGGGATCTCTCCCGAGCGCGTGAGCCTGAAGGCCACGACCAATGAACGACTTGGCGCAATCGGGCGGAGTGAAGGCATTGCAGCCTTCGCTGTCGCCACCGTGAAGCGTCACGACACCTAA
- the pstS gene encoding phosphate ABC transporter substrate-binding protein PstS: MANFRTIRTTSFALLATSLLLAGCSGDASKTAEAGGKTVETSNETTMAINAKGSSFVKPFMENVLEAYKGKSGTSINYQGGGSGAGISALIDGTVPFACSDAPMSDEEMTEAETKLGSKAMNLPIVLGAISIAYNAPGVTDLKMDGETLAGVFMRSITKWNDPKIAALNPGTTLPDADIRVIVRGDGSGSTYVLSDYLSAVSTEWKEKMGRSKKLNWPQGVTAMQQSDGVTKATKDTPGSITYTEVSYALQSGLGMAMVKNASGEFVKPEGAAVTAAAAGASLPDDFRGSIVNSPGKGAYPISSFVFALLPTDMSKNPSGQAIVDAMNYILTEGQMKAGELHYAPVPESVATKVIEQLKSIKVK; the protein is encoded by the coding sequence ATGGCAAATTTCCGCACAATTCGAACCACTAGCTTCGCCCTCTTGGCGACCTCGCTCCTCCTCGCAGGTTGTTCCGGCGACGCCTCCAAGACCGCTGAGGCAGGCGGCAAAACGGTCGAGACTTCAAACGAAACGACCATGGCGATCAATGCCAAGGGCAGCTCGTTCGTGAAGCCCTTCATGGAGAATGTCCTCGAAGCTTACAAGGGTAAGTCAGGCACCTCAATCAACTACCAGGGCGGCGGATCGGGCGCGGGAATTTCCGCTCTCATCGACGGGACCGTCCCGTTTGCGTGCAGCGACGCTCCGATGAGCGACGAAGAAATGACCGAAGCCGAGACGAAGCTAGGCTCGAAGGCGATGAATTTGCCGATCGTCCTCGGTGCTATCTCGATCGCCTACAACGCTCCTGGTGTCACGGACCTGAAGATGGACGGCGAGACCCTCGCTGGCGTCTTCATGCGCTCGATCACCAAGTGGAACGACCCCAAAATTGCAGCTCTTAACCCAGGCACTACGCTCCCCGATGCCGATATTCGGGTGATCGTCCGCGGTGACGGTTCTGGCTCGACCTACGTCCTCAGCGACTACCTCAGCGCCGTCTCCACTGAGTGGAAGGAGAAGATGGGCCGCAGCAAGAAGCTGAACTGGCCGCAGGGTGTGACCGCGATGCAGCAATCAGACGGCGTCACCAAGGCTACGAAGGACACTCCAGGCAGCATCACTTACACCGAAGTCAGCTACGCCCTGCAGTCCGGACTCGGCATGGCCATGGTCAAGAACGCTAGCGGCGAGTTTGTTAAGCCCGAAGGCGCAGCGGTGACCGCCGCGGCTGCCGGTGCATCCCTCCCCGACGACTTCCGCGGCTCGATCGTCAATTCGCCGGGCAAGGGCGCATACCCGATCAGCAGCTTCGTCTTCGCGCTCCTGCCGACTGACATGTCCAAGAACCCAAGCGGCCAGGCGATCGTCGATGCAATGAACTACATCCTCACCGAGGGTCAGATGAAAGCGGGCGAACTGCACTACGCTCCGGTGCCCGAGTCGGTCGCCACCAAGGTGATCGAGCAGCTCAAATCGATCAAGGTAAAGTAG
- the pstC gene encoding phosphate ABC transporter permease subunit PstC produces the protein MAAVGETRQEIAPSRRKRRLGDLTFRGVATAGGLVLLLIVVLALQQLFSGSREALAQQGGQFFYGSEWDSMNKRYGALPLIWGTFVSAFIALLVGGVTGVTISAFLVELAPKWLYKPVSFLVDLLAAIPSIIFGLWGMEVLIPWLRDHLYPQLTSTLGWTGLFGTSSGFASTGYSLLTAGIVLGVMIIPTVAAITREMLLVVPKNMRDGALALGANRTEALKGVMIPFALGGILGGLILGLGRALGETMAVTMIIGNTATINKDLLQPAATLSSQIATNFGEADGSLRPALIGLGFLLFLVTLSINMLARWLVMRMRRRSGMI, from the coding sequence GTGGCCGCCGTTGGTGAGACCCGTCAGGAGATCGCTCCCAGCCGTCGGAAGCGTCGGCTGGGAGACTTGACCTTCCGAGGGGTTGCCACCGCCGGTGGCTTAGTTCTGCTCCTGATCGTCGTGCTCGCGCTCCAGCAGCTCTTTAGTGGTAGCCGCGAAGCGCTCGCCCAGCAAGGCGGCCAGTTCTTCTACGGGTCAGAGTGGGACTCCATGAACAAGCGCTACGGGGCGCTCCCGCTCATCTGGGGCACCTTTGTCAGCGCCTTCATTGCGCTGCTGGTCGGCGGTGTCACCGGCGTCACGATCTCTGCATTCCTGGTGGAGCTCGCTCCCAAGTGGCTCTACAAACCGGTCTCGTTCCTGGTTGACCTGCTCGCCGCCATCCCATCGATCATCTTCGGCCTTTGGGGCATGGAAGTCCTGATTCCTTGGCTGCGCGACCACCTGTACCCGCAGCTGACTTCGACGCTCGGATGGACCGGCCTTTTCGGGACATCATCCGGTTTTGCGAGCACGGGTTACAGTTTGCTCACTGCCGGGATCGTGCTCGGGGTGATGATCATCCCGACCGTCGCCGCGATTACGCGCGAAATGCTCCTCGTCGTCCCCAAGAACATGCGCGATGGTGCCTTGGCCCTGGGAGCAAATCGCACTGAAGCGCTGAAGGGGGTCATGATCCCCTTTGCGCTCGGCGGAATCCTGGGAGGCTTGATTCTCGGACTTGGGCGTGCGCTCGGCGAGACCATGGCCGTGACGATGATCATCGGCAACACCGCCACCATCAACAAAGACTTGCTGCAACCTGCGGCGACGCTGTCTAGCCAAATTGCCACGAACTTCGGAGAGGCGGATGGCAGCCTGCGACCGGCGCTCATCGGCCTCGGGTTCTTACTCTTCCTCGTGACCCTTAGCATCAACATGCTGGCCCGGTGGCTCGTCATGCGAATGCGCCGCAGGAGCGGGATGATCTAG
- a CDS encoding transglutaminase family protein, whose translation MKNALAQRLAAKFGRGPWSSTTRSSVVVLTLLSSALARAEESWLGMYMQGVKIGYAGSVAKADKLDGKPATKYWSINVLKTEMIGSSMEMNLQTSAWTDSTGKIVRMDSASSSQGRRQTVSALVKGRKVEVRADNNGAISTKVLEIPEGLELVLDPSESSASSMVKGLGQSAKVVIFDPVTVDLVVNEIVSKGPSKVRIGKDEFAATLVEVRDPRASNRIFYSGKGDLIKIEGPLGIEMFPEARAQAMDFSKNRGTIDLAEATRITVTPAIVNPDQTDSITLIAKGMDLSALPSDPHQTITQGKDGWMVQLHPVRQATGSTRAEAAKLQPDFLKGSMLIPIDDSELTARAKELAKSETDVLKIAENIRRGVYDQMRPNTGIGVLRDAREVLRTSEGLCRDHAILCAALMRSAGVPARLVSGLVYQDGAFYFHAWVEAWSGSQWIGFDSTRPETPISAGHLKIAQGNVEEAFLFRVISGAKMVVTDVKWQAAGGRG comes from the coding sequence ATGAAGAACGCTCTCGCTCAACGTCTCGCCGCCAAGTTCGGGCGGGGGCCATGGTCGTCCACAACACGTAGCTCGGTGGTGGTGCTCACGCTGCTGTCGAGTGCGCTCGCTCGCGCCGAGGAGTCTTGGCTAGGCATGTACATGCAGGGAGTCAAGATCGGCTATGCCGGCTCGGTCGCCAAGGCAGACAAGCTCGACGGCAAGCCAGCGACGAAGTACTGGTCGATCAATGTCCTCAAGACCGAGATGATCGGTTCGTCCATGGAAATGAACTTGCAGACCAGCGCCTGGACGGACAGCACGGGGAAAATCGTGCGCATGGACTCAGCGAGTTCCAGCCAAGGACGCCGCCAGACCGTGAGCGCGCTGGTGAAGGGGCGCAAGGTTGAGGTGCGCGCCGACAACAACGGTGCGATTTCTACCAAGGTGTTGGAGATACCGGAGGGGTTGGAACTCGTGCTCGACCCGAGCGAATCCTCTGCCAGTTCGATGGTGAAGGGGCTGGGTCAGTCTGCGAAGGTCGTGATTTTCGACCCCGTGACTGTAGATCTGGTGGTCAACGAGATCGTCAGCAAAGGGCCGTCGAAGGTGCGGATCGGCAAGGACGAGTTCGCGGCGACGCTCGTGGAGGTGCGCGACCCTCGGGCAAGCAACCGAATTTTCTACTCGGGGAAGGGTGACCTCATTAAGATCGAAGGTCCCCTCGGTATCGAAATGTTCCCTGAGGCACGCGCGCAGGCAATGGACTTCTCGAAGAATCGCGGAACCATCGATCTCGCAGAAGCGACACGGATCACGGTGACGCCCGCGATCGTGAACCCCGATCAGACGGACTCAATCACGCTTATCGCCAAGGGCATGGATTTATCCGCGCTCCCTTCCGATCCACATCAGACCATCACCCAGGGGAAGGACGGGTGGATGGTGCAGTTGCATCCGGTTCGGCAGGCAACCGGGAGCACGCGCGCCGAAGCCGCAAAGTTGCAGCCCGACTTCCTGAAGGGCTCCATGCTTATTCCCATCGACGACTCGGAGTTGACTGCGCGAGCCAAGGAACTTGCCAAGAGCGAAACCGACGTACTGAAGATCGCGGAGAACATCCGTCGTGGCGTGTATGACCAGATGCGGCCGAACACGGGCATCGGGGTTCTCCGCGATGCAAGGGAAGTGCTGCGCACCTCGGAGGGGCTCTGCCGTGACCATGCAATTCTTTGCGCGGCTCTGATGCGGTCTGCGGGTGTCCCGGCACGTCTGGTCAGCGGACTGGTATATCAGGACGGAGCTTTCTACTTCCACGCCTGGGTCGAGGCTTGGTCAGGTTCGCAATGGATTGGATTTGACTCGACCAGACCGGAAACACCGATCTCAGCGGGGCACCTAAAAATTGCGCAAGGAAATGTCGAGGAGGCGTTTCTCTTCCGTGTGATCTCGGGTGCAAAGATGGTGGTGACCGACGTGAAGTGGCAAGCTGCAGGGGGGAGAGGTTGA
- the pstA gene encoding phosphate ABC transporter permease PstA, translating into MIATLLIGSLVTVAVYQIGLRLLPWATQRKVRHLTTYGMGYLGSLLAIIPLVLLVAYLVKAGGPGLNWTFLTAAEKPVGQPGGGFANAIVGSGIIILLASLVGVPIGLLAGIYLAEVGKGWFAATIRFLAEVLTGLPSIIAGILAYTLFVMHLRNVPGWSNFNGVAGALALCFLMIPVITRVTEEAIRMVPNHLREASMGLGVGQWRTVWHVVLPAARSGILTGVVLAIARVGGETAPLLFTTLGTREIVSDPRQAMGALPLSIYFGAGSPSDLNVQLAITGALFLVIWIALVNIGIRWLSILTQPRLG; encoded by the coding sequence ATGATTGCGACCCTCCTCATCGGCTCACTCGTTACCGTCGCGGTCTATCAGATCGGACTGCGACTCCTGCCTTGGGCGACCCAGCGCAAGGTGCGCCATCTCACCACCTATGGCATGGGTTATCTGGGCTCACTGCTTGCAATCATCCCGCTCGTCCTGCTCGTCGCCTATCTCGTGAAAGCGGGTGGTCCTGGTCTCAACTGGACGTTCCTGACTGCCGCTGAGAAACCGGTGGGTCAGCCAGGCGGAGGTTTTGCGAACGCAATCGTGGGTTCGGGAATCATTATTCTTCTCGCCTCGCTGGTAGGCGTCCCGATCGGACTCCTCGCGGGGATTTACTTGGCCGAGGTCGGCAAAGGCTGGTTCGCGGCGACCATCCGGTTCCTCGCAGAAGTTCTCACCGGATTGCCCAGTATTATTGCGGGCATTCTCGCCTACACATTGTTCGTCATGCACCTCAGGAACGTGCCTGGCTGGAGCAACTTTAACGGTGTTGCGGGCGCACTCGCGCTGTGCTTCTTGATGATCCCGGTCATCACGCGCGTCACCGAGGAAGCCATCCGCATGGTACCGAACCACCTGCGCGAAGCTAGTATGGGCCTCGGGGTCGGTCAATGGCGCACGGTGTGGCACGTTGTGCTGCCCGCCGCTCGCAGCGGCATCTTGACCGGCGTCGTCCTGGCCATCGCCCGTGTCGGGGGTGAAACTGCTCCGCTCCTCTTCACCACTTTGGGGACCCGCGAGATCGTTTCCGACCCTCGCCAAGCGATGGGCGCGCTGCCGCTCAGCATCTACTTCGGCGCAGGCTCTCCGTCAGACCTAAACGTTCAGCTCGCGATCACGGGTGCACTGTTCCTCGTAATCTGGATCGCGCTGGTCAACATCGGTATCCGATGGTTGAGCATTCTGACTCAGCCCAGACTAGGCTAA